In the genome of Triticum urartu cultivar G1812 chromosome 5, Tu2.1, whole genome shotgun sequence, one region contains:
- the LOC125510051 gene encoding uncharacterized protein LOC125510051 yields MKPRGLPAAAAGVPARLRPHLPRVTAFLIVFSVGYSLGIVSSSARPSTPKPSQTVIRPHAAHLTAASVGVTASSNGTGAGAAYPRSPPHDLFRFGDKCGEAVPAEDVVKTLLDKLFDGESPYASFPPEHTAKLLHPAAARPRGWGSTGAVFADLIEEVRPDVIVELGAFLGASALHMAAVARNLSLSPAILCVDDFRGWPAFRGRFRRDVPQQRHGDALLLPQFMANVLAAGPEAAKAVLPLPFSTASTLGALCRWGVYADLIEVDAGHDFHSAWADINLAWAVLRPGGVMFGHDYFTAADDRGVRRAVTLFARVKGLTVRPHGQHWILSPKPRGDGR; encoded by the coding sequence ATGAAGCCGCGCGGGcttccggcggcggcggccggtgtgCCGGCGAGGCTCCGGCCGCACCTCCCGCGCGTCACCGCCTTCCTCATCGTCTTCTCCGTCGGCTACTCGCTAGGGATCGTCTCGTCGTCCGCCCGCCCGTCCACGCCCAAGCCGTCGCAGACCGTCATACGGCCCCACGCTGCGCACCTCACCGCGGCCTCCGTCGGAGTCACGGCCTCGTCGAACGGCACGGGCGCGGGCGCGGCCTACCCGCGCTCGCCGCCGCATGACCTGTTCAGGTTCGGGGACAAGTGCGGGGAGGCGGTGCCGGCCGAGGACGTGGTGAAGACGCTTCTTGACAAGCTGTTCGACGGCGAGAGCCCGTACGCGAGCTTCCCGCCGGAGCACACCGCGAAGCTGCTGCacccggcggcggcgcggccgcgCGGGTGGGGGTCGACGGGGGCGGTGTTCGCGGACCTCATCGAGGAGGTGCGCCCCGACGTGATCGTGGAGCTGGGCGCGTTCCTGGGCGCCTCGGCGCTGCACATGGCGGCCGTGGCCAGGAACCTGTCGCTGTCCCCGGCCATCCTCTGCGTGGACGACTTCCGCGGCTGGCCGGCGTTCCGCGGCCGCTTCCGCCGCGACGTCCCGCAGCAGCGCCACGGCGACGCGCTGCTGCTGCCGCAGTTCATGGCCAACGTGCTGGCGGCGGGGCCCGAGGCCGCGAAGGCGGTGCTGCCGCTGCCCTTCTCGACGGCGTCCACGCTCGGGGCGCTGTGCCGATGGGGCGTGTACGCGGACCTCATCGAGGTGGACGCGGGCCACGACTTCCACTCGGCGTGGGCGGACATCAACCTGGCCTGGGCCGTGCTGCGCCCCGGCGGCGTCATGTTCGGCCACGACTACTTCACGGCCGCCGACGACCGCGGCGTCCGGCGCGCCGTGACGCTGTTCGCCAGGGTGAAGGGCCTCACCGTCCGGCCCCACGGCCAGCACTGGATCCTCTCCCCGAAGCCGCGCGGCGACGGCCGGTGA